The Clarias gariepinus isolate MV-2021 ecotype Netherlands chromosome 4, CGAR_prim_01v2, whole genome shotgun sequence genome window below encodes:
- the she gene encoding SH2 domain-containing adapter protein E, which translates to MKLFIMAKWFKDFPTLKTGSDRLRSASESGAQTRPRGALSGGTGAKASPRKNSESAGGVGSLLSGRNRKNSAVELGRNHASPGSGKDAKIWEILIPGKNKKNVKMEGFEDHRTLRTSAIADAYMSRMIKVEKQDKWQEKKYSSSNSSSTAAEVTGSESDRGKTPVKTETLIILEDYADPFDAEKTKEQRDAEREGENDGYMEPYDAQLIITEIRHRGSKDLLKVCVVLNGGEGEGSGSTQIYDVPYEEVLEGIPLTRPESDPRPPAEYELPWEWKKEEIVRALSAQFDCVERVCKEDAPPTGFKQQTLRSVKSWTPKSLRLSPPSSPKASPDSEGPKVDPTVPLELQSWYHGGVSRQEAEAQLQNCKEASFLVRDSESANSKYSIALKTSQGCVHIIVAQTKECGYTLDQSSCVFPSIPEVVHHYCTQRLPFTGAEHMTLQHPVPRTH; encoded by the exons ATGAAGCTTTTTATCATGGCTAAGTGGTTTAAAGATTTCCCAACTCTGAAAACGGGCTCGGACCGACTTCGGTCGGCGTCTGAATCCGGAGCGCAGACTCGCCCCAGAGGCGCGCTGAGCGGAGGAACCGGAGCCAAAGCGAGTCCGCGGAAGAACTCGGAGAGCGCAGGCGGCGTGGGGTCACTGCTTTCCGGGAGGAACCGCAAAAACTCGGCCGTCGAGCTGGGCCGAAACCACGCGAGTCCGGGCTCGGGCAAGGACGCCAAGATATGGGAGATCCTCATACCTGGCAAAAACAAGAAGAACGTCAAGATGGAGGGCTTCGAGGACCACCGGACACTGAGGACGAGCGCCATCGCGGACGCGTACATGAGCCGCATGATCAAAGTGGAGAAACAGGACAAGTGGCAGGAGAAGAAatacagcagcagcaacagcagcagcactgCGGCTGAAGTCACCGGGAGCGAGTCGGACCGCGGGAAAACACCTGTTAAAACCGAAACG CTGATTATCTTGGAAGACTATGCTGACCCTTTTGATGCTGAGAAAACAAAAGAGCAGAGGGATGccgaaagagaaggagagaatgaTGGATATATGGAACCCTATGATGCCCAACTTATAATCACAG AGATTCGTCATCGTGGGTCCAAGGACCTTCTGAAGGTATGTGTGGTGTTGAatggaggagaaggagaagggTCTGGATCCACACAGATCTACGATGTGCCATATGAGGAGGTTCTGGAGGGCATCCCCCTGACCCGGCCCGAGTCTGACCCCCGACCACCTGCAGAGTACGAACTCCCCTGGGAGTGGAAGAAGGAGGAGATCGTTCGAGCACTGTCAG CTCAGTTTGACTGTGTGGAGAGGGTGTGTAAAGAGGATGCTCCGCCCACCGGTTTTAAACAGCAGACTCTGCGCTCTGTGAAGAGCTGGACACCCAAATCTCTGCGCCTATCCCCTCCCTCTTCCCCGAAAGCCAGCCCGGATTCGGAGGGCCCTAAAGTGGACCCAACTGTGCCCCTTGAGTTACAGAG ctGGTATCATGGCGGCGTAAGTCGTCAAGAGGCAGAGGCTCAGCTGCAGAACTGTAAAGAAGCCAGCTTTCTGGTGCGTGACAGTGAATCAGCCAACAGCAAATACTCCATTGCCCTCAA AACCAGCCAGGGTTGTGTGCACATTATAGTAGCCCAGACCAAAGAGTGTGGTTACACACTGGACCAGAGCAGCTGTGTGTTTCCCAGCATCCCAGAGGTGGTGCATCACTACTGCACCCAGCGTCTGCCTTTCACTGGAGCTGAGCACATGACGCTGCAGCACCCTGTTCCCCGTACACACTGA
- the LOC128520843 gene encoding cAMP-responsive element modulator-like: MESSSSPPHSSQKHPEEAARKRELRMKKNREAARAFRRKKKEWIRLMENRVAVLENQNKNLLEEITALKKAKCIRSAV, translated from the exons ATGGAGAGCTCATCAAGCCCTCCGCACAGCTCTCAGAAACATCCTGAGGAGGCTGCACGCAAGAGGGAGCTCCGTATGAAAAAGAACAG GGAAGCTGCCCGGGCGTTTAGGCGGAAGAAGAAAGAGTGGATAAGATTGATGGAGAATCGTGTCGCTGTGCTAGAAAATCAAAACAAGAATCTACTCGAAGAAATCACAGCCTTGAAAAAAGCTAAGTGTATTAGAAGTGCTGTGTAA